The following proteins are encoded in a genomic region of Enterocloster clostridioformis:
- a CDS encoding endonuclease MutS2, which produces MNGTFEAYKTVAFDIIREQLADLANSAEAREMARGLVPCMEEGELRRSMRDTTQARQMLELAGMPPMPAMEHTAEFVARSVRGELLTPEEMEEIGMFLAAVRRVRSYLDKGVSYGIPLSFYGENLRLMPELKEEIEGAIRHGRVDDRASNALRDIRRDLLLLEEKIKDKAEALLKSQKKFMAESFLVTRNGRLCLPVKKEYKSKIPGSVIDRSASGSTVFIEPETIARLQDEIEGLRIEEDCEERRILYTLMDKIAMEEDGFKENLALLAKLDFVFAKGKLSAQMEAGEPAINTQGIIRLKGARHPLLPGDANVPLDFELGGEKRGMVITGPNTGGKTVAIKTVGLFVLMACSGLHLPCREADIAMRNLVLCDIGDGQDILDNLSTFSAHITNVLEILKRATGESLVILDELGSGTDPAEGMGIAIAILEQLRLRGCLYLVTTHYPEVKTYAGRHEELISARMAFDRENLRPLYRLEMGKTGDSCALYIAKRLGMPEDMIQTAASEAYGEGADLYQSREKSQEKPPGRQWPGGLERIPVPGIVPIKRKPAAASPEKGFTRGDSVEVLPKGEIGIVVRPADQTGNVLVQVKREKRLINQKRLKLKVRAKELYPEDYDFSIVFDSVENRKARHQMERKYVGNMEARVEE; this is translated from the coding sequence ATGAACGGAACATTTGAAGCATATAAGACAGTTGCATTTGATATCATAAGAGAACAGCTGGCGGATCTTGCCAATTCAGCAGAGGCCAGGGAGATGGCCAGAGGGCTTGTGCCCTGCATGGAAGAGGGAGAGCTGCGAAGAAGCATGAGGGACACCACCCAGGCCAGGCAGATGCTTGAGCTGGCGGGCATGCCTCCCATGCCGGCCATGGAACATACGGCTGAGTTTGTAGCCCGTTCTGTCCGGGGCGAGCTGCTTACGCCGGAGGAAATGGAGGAAATCGGTATGTTCCTGGCCGCGGTGAGACGGGTCAGGTCGTATCTGGACAAGGGAGTATCCTATGGAATTCCGCTGTCCTTCTATGGGGAAAATCTCAGGCTGATGCCGGAACTAAAAGAGGAGATAGAGGGAGCCATCCGTCACGGAAGGGTGGACGACCGCGCGTCCAACGCGCTGCGGGATATTCGCCGGGACCTGCTGCTTCTGGAAGAAAAAATCAAGGATAAGGCGGAAGCGCTTTTAAAATCGCAGAAAAAGTTTATGGCGGAATCCTTCCTGGTAACCAGGAACGGACGGCTGTGCCTGCCGGTTAAGAAGGAGTATAAGTCCAAAATACCGGGCAGCGTCATAGACCGATCCGCCAGCGGTTCTACGGTATTTATAGAGCCGGAAACCATTGCCAGGCTGCAGGACGAGATAGAGGGACTCAGGATTGAGGAGGACTGCGAGGAGAGGCGTATCCTGTATACGCTTATGGATAAGATTGCCATGGAGGAGGACGGGTTTAAGGAGAATCTGGCGCTGCTGGCAAAACTGGATTTTGTGTTTGCCAAAGGAAAGCTCAGCGCACAGATGGAGGCCGGGGAGCCGGCCATCAATACCCAGGGTATCATACGCCTGAAGGGAGCCAGGCATCCCCTTCTGCCGGGGGATGCCAATGTTCCGCTGGATTTTGAGCTGGGCGGAGAGAAACGGGGAATGGTAATAACAGGGCCTAATACAGGGGGAAAGACTGTTGCCATCAAGACCGTGGGACTGTTCGTGCTCATGGCCTGCTCCGGCCTGCATCTGCCCTGCCGGGAGGCGGACATAGCCATGCGCAACCTTGTATTATGCGATATTGGGGATGGGCAGGATATTCTGGATAACCTGTCTACCTTTTCAGCCCATATCACCAATGTGCTGGAGATATTAAAGCGGGCTACCGGGGAGAGCCTGGTGATACTGGATGAACTGGGCTCAGGTACGGATCCGGCCGAGGGAATGGGCATTGCCATTGCCATACTGGAGCAGCTGCGGCTGCGGGGATGTCTTTACCTGGTTACAACCCATTACCCGGAGGTTAAGACCTATGCGGGCCGCCATGAGGAACTCATCAGCGCCAGAATGGCCTTTGACCGGGAAAACCTGCGTCCCCTTTACAGACTGGAGATGGGAAAGACCGGGGACAGCTGCGCCCTCTATATCGCAAAGCGGCTGGGTATGCCGGAGGACATGATTCAAACAGCGGCCTCAGAGGCTTACGGAGAAGGGGCGGATCTGTACCAATCCCGGGAGAAGTCTCAGGAAAAGCCACCGGGTAGACAATGGCCGGGAGGGCTGGAGCGGATTCCGGTTCCCGGCATTGTGCCCATAAAGCGAAAGCCGGCTGCTGCAAGCCCGGAAAAAGGGTTTACGAGAGGCGACAGCGTGGAGGTTCTGCCAAAGGGGGAGATCGGCATTGTTGTGAGGCCGGCGGACCAGACGGGAAATGTGCTTGTCCAGGTAAAGCGTGAAAAACGCCTGATAAACCAGAAACGCTTGAAATTAAAGGTAAGGGCCAAAGAGCTGTACCCTGAGGATTACGATTTTTCCATTGTGTTTGACAGCGTGGAAAACCGTAAAGCCAGACATCAGATGGAAAGGAAATATGTGGGAAACATGGAGGCGCGGGTGGAAGAATAG
- a CDS encoding DMT family transporter: MKLNRTAAGHLAAFVTILIWGTTFISTKVLLRTFSPVEILFIRFVMGYLALWLVCPRSLRLSSARQEALYAAAGFCGVAMYYLLENIALTYTLASNVGVIISIAPFFTAILGWMFLGGERPRFRFFAGFLLAMAGISLISFGNEAALSLNPTGDLLAVAAAVIWAVYSTLTKKISALGHGTFQSTRRTFFYGLLFMVPALTFMDFHVTPVQFTDMKNILNLLFLGLGASALCFVTWNTGVKILGAVKTSVYIYVVPVITTLTSSLILKEPVTVPAALGIIMTLAGLFLSVKAGK, encoded by the coding sequence ATGAAGCTTAACCGTACCGCCGCAGGCCATTTGGCCGCATTTGTAACCATCCTTATATGGGGAACCACCTTCATATCCACCAAAGTGCTGCTTCGGACATTCAGTCCTGTGGAAATCCTGTTTATCCGGTTTGTCATGGGATATCTGGCGCTGTGGCTGGTCTGCCCCCGCTCCCTGCGCCTTTCCTCCGCCCGGCAGGAAGCACTCTACGCGGCGGCGGGTTTCTGCGGCGTTGCCATGTACTATCTCCTGGAAAATATCGCTCTCACTTATACCCTGGCATCCAACGTGGGAGTTATCATCTCCATTGCGCCTTTCTTTACCGCTATCCTGGGTTGGATGTTCCTGGGAGGAGAGAGGCCGCGTTTCAGGTTCTTTGCCGGATTTCTGCTTGCCATGGCAGGCATCAGCCTGATTAGCTTCGGCAATGAGGCCGCCTTATCCCTTAACCCCACAGGAGATTTACTGGCCGTGGCTGCCGCAGTCATATGGGCCGTGTATTCCACCCTCACCAAAAAAATCAGCGCATTGGGCCACGGCACTTTCCAGAGCACCAGAAGGACCTTTTTCTACGGGCTCCTATTTATGGTACCGGCTCTGACCTTCATGGATTTTCACGTGACGCCGGTTCAGTTTACTGATATGAAAAATATCCTGAATCTTTTATTCCTTGGGCTGGGCGCATCCGCACTGTGTTTCGTAACCTGGAATACAGGCGTAAAGATACTGGGCGCCGTTAAAACCAGCGTATACATCTACGTGGTGCCGGTCATCACCACCCTGACCTCGTCCCTTATATTAAAAGAACCGGTAACTGTACCGGCTGCATTGGGAATCATCATGACACTGGCCGGATTGTTTTTATCCGTAAAAGCCGGTAAATAA
- a CDS encoding ferritin, whose protein sequence is MLDKKVAELINTQVNKEFYSAYLYLDFANYYKDAELSGFSNWYQVQAQEERDHAMLFIQYLQNNGEKITLEAIAKPDRVFEDFRGPLTAGLEHENYVTGLIHDIYDAAYSVKDFRTMQFLDWFVKEQGEEEKNASELVKRFDLFGHDPKGLYMLDSELAARVYTAPSLVL, encoded by the coding sequence ATGTTAGATAAAAAGGTAGCAGAACTTATTAACACACAGGTAAACAAAGAATTTTACTCCGCTTATCTGTATCTGGATTTTGCCAACTACTACAAGGACGCGGAGCTGAGCGGCTTTTCCAACTGGTACCAGGTCCAGGCCCAGGAGGAACGCGACCATGCCATGCTGTTCATCCAGTATCTGCAGAACAACGGAGAGAAAATAACGCTGGAGGCCATCGCCAAGCCGGACAGGGTATTTGAGGACTTCAGGGGACCTCTCACTGCCGGGCTGGAGCACGAAAACTATGTGACCGGGCTTATCCATGATATTTATGACGCCGCGTATTCCGTTAAGGATTTCCGTACCATGCAGTTTTTGGACTGGTTCGTAAAGGAGCAGGGCGAAGAGGAGAAGAACGCCAGTGAACTGGTAAAGCGTTTCGACCTGTTCGGCCATGATCCCAAGGGACTCTACATGCTGGATTCCGAACTGGCGGCAAGGGTCTACACCGCGCCCTCACTGGTGCTGTGA
- a CDS encoding AAA family ATPase: MTVIEFLKEEKINSSLIQGIVDFRASRPVREEERGRIPVPRYLYYGREVWEQAIAALLCGQNLLLAGPKATGKNILAQNLAAAFGRPVWDISLHVNMDASGLIGTDTFQNGAVVFRPGPVYRCGISGGFGVLDEINMARNEALAVLHGILDFRRTIDVPGYDVVHMDGGTRFIATMNYGYAGTRELNEALTSRFACLQMPAISGENLEKLMSREYPGLKRTYARQFVQLFLDIDRKCQSAQLSTRPLDLRGLLDAVRLMEKGLDAGAALDMGLTNKSFDPYEQTLVRDLIRARIPKKLEREKLFAD, translated from the coding sequence ATGACGGTGATTGAATTCTTAAAAGAGGAAAAGATAAACAGCAGCTTAATCCAGGGAATCGTGGATTTCAGAGCTTCCCGCCCGGTCAGGGAGGAGGAACGGGGCAGGATACCTGTGCCCCGGTACCTGTATTATGGAAGGGAGGTATGGGAGCAGGCCATTGCAGCCCTTTTGTGCGGTCAGAACCTGCTTCTCGCAGGACCAAAGGCAACGGGAAAGAACATACTGGCCCAGAATTTGGCGGCAGCTTTTGGAAGGCCGGTTTGGGACATCTCCCTTCACGTCAACATGGATGCGTCCGGCCTGATAGGAACAGATACATTTCAAAACGGAGCCGTTGTGTTCCGGCCGGGGCCGGTGTACCGCTGCGGAATCAGCGGGGGCTTTGGGGTCCTGGATGAAATCAACATGGCCAGAAACGAGGCCCTGGCCGTGCTCCATGGAATTTTGGATTTCAGGCGGACCATAGATGTGCCGGGCTACGATGTGGTGCATATGGATGGGGGGACCCGGTTCATTGCCACCATGAACTATGGGTATGCGGGCACCAGAGAGCTGAACGAGGCCCTGACTTCCAGATTTGCCTGCCTGCAGATGCCGGCCATATCCGGGGAAAATCTGGAAAAGCTTATGAGCCGGGAGTATCCTGGTCTTAAGAGAACTTATGCCAGGCAGTTTGTCCAGCTGTTTCTGGATATAGATAGAAAATGCCAAAGCGCCCAGCTTTCCACCCGCCCCCTGGACCTTAGGGGACTGCTGGATGCTGTCCGGCTTATGGAGAAAGGGCTGGATGCAGGAGCTGCCCTGGATATGGGACTTACCAACAAATCCTTTGACCCATATGAACAGACCCTGGTGCGGGATTTAATCAGGGCAAGGATTCCTAAAAAACTGGAAAGGGAGAAGCTGTTTGCAGACTGA
- a CDS encoding helix-turn-helix domain-containing protein, with translation MHIEIDLERLLKEKEKSKNFVCEKCGLQRTQFNNYCKNKVSRVDLTILAKICDCLDCTPNDILKIVKETAKDE, from the coding sequence ATGCATATTGAGATTGATTTGGAGCGTCTGCTGAAGGAAAAAGAGAAAAGTAAAAACTTTGTCTGTGAAAAATGCGGTTTGCAGCGGACTCAGTTCAATAATTACTGCAAGAACAAGGTATCCCGCGTTGACCTTACCATTCTTGCCAAGATATGCGATTGTCTGGACTGTACGCCCAATGATATATTGAAAATAGTAAAAGAGACGGCAAAAGATGAATAG
- a CDS encoding PTS transporter subunit IIABC: MKDRIFGVLQRVGRSFMLPIAVLPVAGLLLGIGSSFTNATTIQTYGLERILGDKTMLNALLVIMAKAGNVVFDNLPIIFAVGVAIGMAKAEKEVAALSAMIAFFVMHVSINAVLTITGKILPDGTVAPGVLDGTIASVCGIQTLQMGVFGGIIVGLGVAALHNRYHKIALPNAISFFGGSRFVPIISTVAYVGVGMVMYFIWPVVQNAIFALGGLVTGTGYAGTLIFGIIKRALIPFGLHHVFYMPFWQTAVGGTMMVDGNLIQGGQNIFFAQLASPDVIHFSADATRYFSGEFIFMIFGLPGAALAMYRSAKPEKRKAAGGLLLSAALASMLTGITEPIEFSFLFVAPMLFAVQVILAGSAYMIAHILNIAVGLTFSGGFLDLLIFGILQGNEKTSWMRIIPVGIIYFLLYYFIFSFLIKRFDLKTPGREDEDEETKLYTKADVNARKSAGAAGVAGPAGAAGPAGGENGGNGDKDALSMDIARGLGGKRNITSVDCCATRLRCSVDSPALVDERLLKATGAVGVIKKGQGIQVIYGPNVTVIKSNLEQYLAQAPDEALEEDAESCQEKHIICSPFNGKAASITEAPDEAFSSKAMGDGYMVIPADGQVLAPEDGEVLFVFPSKHAIGLKTGDGMEYLLHIGVDTVKLDGKGFETFVKDGQKVKKGQKLMEFDLEYIRANAASEACMAVFTGLTEGREIHMVKTGEVRALDEIGWY; this comes from the coding sequence ATGAAAGACAGGATATTTGGTGTTCTTCAGAGAGTGGGACGCAGCTTCATGCTTCCCATTGCAGTGCTGCCGGTGGCGGGACTGCTGTTAGGTATCGGCAGTTCCTTTACCAATGCCACCACCATTCAGACGTACGGTCTGGAACGGATTCTGGGCGACAAAACCATGTTAAACGCCCTGTTGGTCATCATGGCCAAGGCGGGAAATGTCGTATTTGACAATCTCCCCATTATATTTGCTGTGGGAGTTGCCATTGGCATGGCCAAGGCTGAGAAAGAGGTGGCGGCCCTTTCAGCCATGATTGCGTTTTTTGTCATGCATGTATCCATCAACGCGGTGCTGACCATCACGGGAAAGATTCTTCCGGACGGCACCGTTGCCCCTGGCGTCCTGGACGGCACCATTGCTTCTGTGTGCGGCATCCAGACCTTGCAGATGGGCGTGTTCGGGGGCATCATCGTGGGCCTGGGAGTGGCGGCGCTCCACAACCGTTACCACAAGATTGCGCTGCCCAATGCCATCTCATTTTTCGGCGGTTCCCGTTTTGTGCCCATCATATCCACGGTGGCCTATGTAGGGGTGGGTATGGTGATGTACTTCATATGGCCGGTTGTACAGAACGCCATATTTGCCCTGGGCGGCCTGGTGACGGGGACAGGATATGCAGGCACATTGATTTTCGGTATTATAAAGAGGGCGTTGATTCCCTTTGGACTTCACCACGTATTCTACATGCCATTCTGGCAGACCGCTGTGGGCGGCACCATGATGGTGGACGGAAATCTGATTCAGGGCGGCCAGAACATTTTCTTCGCACAGCTGGCTTCGCCGGATGTGATCCATTTCAGCGCGGATGCCACCAGGTATTTCTCCGGTGAGTTTATCTTCATGATATTCGGCCTTCCAGGCGCTGCCCTGGCCATGTACCGCTCGGCAAAACCGGAAAAGAGAAAGGCCGCGGGAGGACTTCTACTGTCGGCAGCTCTGGCCAGTATGCTGACCGGTATTACAGAGCCCATTGAGTTTTCTTTCCTGTTTGTGGCGCCTATGCTCTTTGCCGTACAGGTGATTCTGGCAGGCAGCGCCTACATGATTGCCCATATACTGAATATCGCGGTGGGACTTACCTTCTCAGGCGGCTTCCTGGATTTGCTTATATTTGGCATCCTTCAGGGAAATGAAAAAACCAGCTGGATGAGAATTATTCCGGTAGGAATCATATATTTCCTGCTGTACTACTTTATTTTCAGCTTCCTGATTAAGAGGTTTGACTTAAAGACTCCGGGCAGGGAGGATGAGGACGAGGAGACAAAGCTTTACACAAAGGCGGATGTGAACGCCAGGAAATCGGCAGGCGCGGCAGGAGTGGCAGGTCCGGCAGGCGCGGCAGGTCCGGCAGGCGGGGAAAATGGAGGAAACGGGGATAAAGACGCCCTCAGCATGGATATTGCCAGGGGACTGGGAGGAAAGAGAAACATTACCTCCGTGGACTGCTGCGCCACACGTCTCAGATGTTCCGTGGATAGCCCGGCTTTGGTGGATGAGAGGCTGTTAAAGGCCACCGGAGCAGTGGGCGTCATTAAAAAGGGACAGGGAATTCAGGTAATTTATGGACCTAACGTAACTGTGATAAAGTCAAATCTGGAGCAGTATCTTGCGCAGGCACCGGATGAGGCTTTGGAGGAAGATGCTGAATCCTGCCAGGAAAAGCACATCATCTGCTCGCCCTTTAACGGCAAAGCGGCCTCCATCACGGAGGCGCCGGACGAGGCATTTTCCAGCAAGGCCATGGGCGACGGCTACATGGTCATACCGGCAGACGGGCAGGTGCTGGCGCCGGAGGATGGAGAGGTGCTGTTTGTGTTTCCTTCTAAGCATGCCATTGGCCTGAAAACAGGGGACGGTATGGAGTATTTGCTGCATATCGGTGTGGATACGGTGAAGCTGGACGGAAAGGGGTTTGAGACCTTTGTGAAGGATGGGCAGAAGGTAAAGAAAGGCCAGAAACTGATGGAATTCGACCTGGAATATATCAGGGCCAACGCCGCGTCCGAGGCTTGTATGGCTGTATTTACCGGTCTCACGGAAGGCCGTGAGATTCACATGGTTAAGACCGGAGAGGTACGGGCGCTGGATGAAATCGGATGGTACTAA
- a CDS encoding PRD domain-containing protein encodes MYRIIKVLNNNGILVLDGDTGRELILLGNGIGFGRRTGERLEQVKEAKRYEFVTGKSTALQQVNSIDPVFIEAAGNIIESARKTLGDISSDILIPMADHIALAAGRAREGRELPNPFNQDIKALFDREYQAAMEGREIIREMTGIVISEDEVGYITLHIHAGSSEENVAHSMDMARLVQDSIRSIEEKMGIKLAADSLGYNRLVSHLRYMIARIRKGEPVSLDMEAYARDAFPGPYQAAVDVCGDMEKRLGMSVASQEAGFLAIHIQRVIQGE; translated from the coding sequence ATGTACCGCATCATCAAAGTATTAAACAACAATGGAATACTGGTTTTGGATGGAGATACCGGCAGGGAACTGATTCTGCTGGGAAACGGAATAGGCTTCGGTCGCCGGACCGGGGAGCGGTTGGAGCAGGTGAAAGAGGCAAAGCGGTATGAGTTTGTGACCGGAAAATCCACGGCGCTGCAGCAGGTGAACAGCATAGACCCGGTCTTTATCGAGGCGGCGGGAAATATAATCGAGTCGGCCAGGAAAACGCTGGGGGATATCAGTTCAGACATACTGATACCCATGGCGGACCATATTGCCCTGGCCGCAGGCAGGGCCAGGGAAGGGAGGGAGCTTCCAAATCCTTTTAACCAGGATATAAAGGCTCTGTTTGACCGGGAATACCAGGCTGCCATGGAAGGCAGGGAAATCATTCGTGAAATGACAGGCATTGTCATATCCGAAGATGAGGTGGGATACATTACCCTTCACATCCACGCCGGGTCATCCGAGGAGAATGTGGCCCATTCCATGGATATGGCCAGGCTGGTACAGGACAGTATCCGCAGCATAGAAGAGAAGATGGGCATTAAGCTGGCAGCGGACTCTCTGGGGTATAACCGTCTGGTGAGCCATCTGCGGTATATGATTGCCCGCATCCGAAAGGGAGAGCCGGTGAGTCTGGACATGGAGGCATATGCAAGGGATGCCTTTCCGGGGCCTTACCAGGCGGCAGTGGATGTGTGCGGGGATATGGAAAAGCGGCTGGGGATGTCTGTGGCCTCTCAGGAGGCAGGCTTTCTCGCCATCCATATCCAGAGGGTTATCCAGGGAGAATAG
- a CDS encoding (2Fe-2S)-binding protein produces MGKDKYICPCFKVTKDDIKKAIEEGADSFKKVKKATHLAAGCGHCKCKAKKYTKKRLGKVK; encoded by the coding sequence ATGGGGAAGGATAAGTACATATGTCCCTGCTTTAAGGTGACAAAGGACGATATTAAAAAGGCAATTGAAGAAGGCGCTGATTCCTTTAAGAAAGTCAAAAAAGCCACGCACCTGGCCGCGGGATGCGGCCACTGTAAATGCAAGGCTAAAAAGTATACGAAAAAGCGGCTGGGTAAGGTTAAATAA
- a CDS encoding sugar O-acetyltransferase — METQRNEHRNQNGRIEGMRDQDSAAKRMEDGRLYFPGDEDILKGQMACMELLYDYNATRPKESARRAGLLEQMFGSIGRDCYIEPPLHSNWGGRHVYMGDFVYANFNLTLVDDGEIYIGSHCMIGPNVTIATAGHPVEPELRRKGIQFNMPVRIGENVWIGAGAVVVPGVTIGDNSVIGAGSVVTRDIPANVVAVGNPCRILREIGERDRMYYYKDRKIDM, encoded by the coding sequence ATGGAGACGCAAAGAAATGAACACAGGAACCAGAACGGTAGGATAGAGGGAATGAGAGACCAGGACAGTGCGGCAAAACGCATGGAGGATGGACGCCTGTATTTTCCGGGAGACGAGGATATTCTGAAGGGGCAGATGGCCTGTATGGAACTGCTCTATGATTACAATGCAACCAGGCCAAAGGAAAGCGCCAGGCGTGCCGGTCTGCTGGAGCAGATGTTCGGCTCCATTGGACGGGACTGCTATATTGAACCGCCTCTTCACAGCAACTGGGGAGGCAGACACGTGTATATGGGGGACTTTGTCTATGCCAACTTTAACCTGACACTGGTGGATGACGGGGAGATTTATATTGGCTCCCATTGCATGATTGGGCCCAATGTGACCATTGCCACTGCAGGACATCCGGTGGAACCGGAGCTTCGCAGGAAAGGAATCCAGTTCAACATGCCGGTGCGTATTGGTGAGAATGTGTGGATAGGGGCGGGAGCCGTGGTAGTGCCGGGGGTTACCATTGGGGATAATTCTGTGATTGGCGCGGGAAGCGTGGTTACCAGGGATATTCCCGCCAATGTGGTGGCAGTGGGAAACCCGTGCCGTATCCTCAGGGAGATAGGGGAACGGGACAGAATGTATTATTATAAGGACCGGAAGATTGATATGTGA
- a CDS encoding DNA-deoxyinosine glycosylase, protein MPFVSLIIPVYNAEKYLRRCLNSAMEQTFQDMEIIVVNDGSQDTSLKICREYEKMDCRFRVINKENTGVSDSRNQAIETARGEYLQFMDSDDWLTPDATESFVHAARKFDCDLVVSDFYRVDGAVFTEKQHIRERGLLTRAQYAEYMMREPADFYYGVLWNKLYRRSIVREHQLKMDEDLRWCEDFLFNLNFIRYAKRFTAIQTPVYYYMKRKGSLVSTDWKKANAVKLKLRLLKDYKELYQSMDLYEENKLKINAFAVSIAKDGGIGAPMSRLRKKLSEEDYIEDELPAGYTRVCHTLGPIYDETSRILILGSFPSVKSREQNFYYGHPQNRFWKLMARLFEEPVPETTEDKKRLLTRHHIALWDVVAACDIKGSSDRSIRNVIPTDLNRILRTAGIETIIANGDTAFQLYRKYCQEKTGREAVKCPSTSPANAFFTLDRLAEAWSRELF, encoded by the coding sequence ATGCCTTTTGTTTCACTTATCATACCTGTCTACAATGCGGAAAAATACCTGCGGCGCTGTCTGAACAGCGCTATGGAGCAGACCTTCCAGGACATGGAAATAATCGTAGTAAACGACGGAAGCCAGGATACAAGCCTTAAAATCTGCCGGGAATATGAAAAAATGGACTGCCGATTCCGTGTTATCAACAAGGAAAATACCGGGGTTTCCGACAGCCGTAACCAGGCCATTGAGACTGCCAGGGGCGAATACCTGCAGTTCATGGACAGCGATGACTGGCTGACCCCTGACGCCACGGAAAGCTTTGTTCATGCCGCCAGAAAATTCGACTGCGATCTGGTCGTCTCAGACTTTTACCGGGTGGACGGGGCTGTGTTCACGGAAAAGCAGCACATACGGGAACGGGGGCTTCTGACCAGGGCCCAGTACGCGGAATATATGATGCGGGAGCCTGCTGACTTTTATTACGGCGTACTGTGGAATAAGCTGTACCGCCGCAGCATTGTCCGGGAGCATCAGCTTAAGATGGACGAGGATCTGCGCTGGTGCGAGGACTTTTTATTTAACCTGAACTTCATCCGGTACGCGAAGCGGTTCACGGCCATCCAGACTCCGGTTTACTACTATATGAAACGCAAGGGCAGCCTGGTGAGCACGGACTGGAAAAAGGCCAATGCCGTGAAGCTAAAGCTCCGTCTCCTTAAGGATTACAAAGAATTGTACCAGAGCATGGATCTGTATGAAGAAAACAAGCTGAAAATCAACGCCTTTGCCGTGTCCATCGCAAAGGACGGCGGAATCGGAGCCCCCATGAGCCGGCTCAGGAAAAAGCTGAGCGAGGAGGATTACATTGAGGATGAACTTCCAGCAGGCTACACCCGTGTATGCCACACACTGGGTCCCATATACGATGAGACATCCCGCATACTGATACTCGGAAGCTTTCCCTCGGTAAAATCCAGGGAGCAAAACTTTTACTACGGCCATCCCCAGAACCGCTTCTGGAAATTGATGGCCCGCCTGTTTGAAGAACCCGTGCCTGAAACCACAGAGGATAAGAAACGTCTGCTGACGCGCCATCATATCGCGCTCTGGGACGTGGTGGCTGCCTGTGACATTAAGGGCTCCAGCGACCGGAGCATCCGCAATGTGATACCCACGGACTTAAACCGGATTCTCCGCACGGCCGGCATCGAAACAATCATTGCCAACGGCGACACGGCCTTTCAGCTGTACCGCAAATACTGTCAGGAAAAAACAGGAAGGGAAGCCGTCAAATGTCCATCCACCAGCCCTGCCAATGCATTTTTCACGCTGGACCGTCTGGCCGAGGCATGGAGCCGGGAGCTCTTCTGA